The Rosa rugosa chromosome 3, drRosRugo1.1, whole genome shotgun sequence sequence TGCTAAAATTGAAAGCATATTCATTGATGACTGTCCAATTCGGAAGGCAGCCTTCTTGCCTGATGGCTCTCAGGTTATTATAGCTGGAAGGAGGAAGTTCTTTTACAGCTTTGATTTAGTGAAGGCCAAAGTTGATAGAATAGGACCCCTTGTTGGTAGAGAGGAAAAAAGCTTGGAAGTTTTTGAGGTTTCCCCTGATTCTAGTACAATTGCCTTTGTGGGCAATGAAGGATATATCTTGTTGGTTTCCTCTAAAACAAAGGAATTGATTGGGACACTGAAGATGAATGGAACTGCTCGTTCTTTAGCTTTTTCTGAAGATGGGAAGCAATTATTGAGCTCTGGCGGAGATGGACAGATTTACCACTGGGATTTGAGAACAGGAGCTTGCTTCCATAAGGCTGTTGATGAAGGTTGTATAAATGGCACTGCTCTGTGTACATCTCCAAATGGAAAACTGTTTGCTGCTGGTTCAGACAGTGGGATTGTCAATATCTACAACAGAGAGGAGTTCTTAGGGGGCAAGagaaaacccatcaagacagtCGAAAATCTCACAACCAAAGTAGATTTTCTCAAGTTCAATACTGATTCTCAAATACTGGCTATTTGTTCGAGCATGAAGAAGAACAGCTTGAAGTTGGTGCATGTTCCATCATTGACTGTGTTCTCTAACTGGCCTCCGCAAAAGAAGACCCTGCACTATCCCCGGTGTTTGGACTTCAGTCCTGGTGGAGGTTTCATGGCCATGGGAAATGCTGCTGGAAAAGTGTTGCTGTACAAGTTGCATCACTACCATGATGCATAGGGTGAATGTTGTGAAAGGTTCCTTGGCAGATTCAGTTGTACTTTTCTCTGTATTCTTGTAGTCTTGGTCTTGAGGTTTTCCTTGTTTACAAGAAAACACCTGTAGTTTAGACCCATAatgctctttttttcttttcttttttcatcctTTTAAGTAATGTAGCCCCAATTTTGTATTAAGGTTTTCGGAGTAGTTTATCTCCATTTCCTCATCCCTTACTGGCAAGGAATCTACAggttttatttaattttcatgAGGGATACATTTGTGATCACTTTGCTTCCCTTTTAATTGGATGGATGATGTGTTCTTGTTTTCAACCTCAAAATGACATAATCATCAGAACAGCAAAATGGATGAACATGGGACATGCAATTGGAAGATATACTAGTCACAGATCGAGCTGGTCTACTGATGATGATCTTCCTATCACCGAAAAGATCCATTGCATGATTTCACTACTGCAGTCTCCAAATGGGGCACAGCTCTTTGCACATCTCCAAATGGAACATTGTTTGCTGCTGGTTCAGAAAGTGTGATTGTCACCATCTACAATAGATAAGAGTTTTTAGGGTGCAAGAGAAAACTCATCAAGACAATCGAGAAAATGAATTAGATTTTCTCAAGTTCACCACTGTTTTTCAGATACTGGCTCTTTGTTCGAGCATGAAGAACAGCTTGAAGTTGGTACATGCATGTTCCATCGTTTACTGTGTTTTAAAGCTGGCCTCCGCACAAGAAGACCCTGCATAATCCCCAGTGTTTGGATTTCATCCCCGGTGGAGGTTTCACGGAAAGTTGTTGCTGTACAAGGTGCATCACTACAGGGTCAACCTTGTGAAAGGGTCCTCAGAAGATACTGATGAACATGTATCAGATGGACATAATGagcaaaattgaaaaaatgGATAAACATGAACCCAAATTGCAATGATTTAAAGATTCTGGAACTAATATTGCATTCTCTTGAGAAAGTTGATTCCATCATCTTCAGATTCGAGTCCTAGGTTTTCCATTCCAAGAACATGATCAAACAATTTTATTACAATCCTCTATGTCGCATGACACCTTTTCCGACAAATTATTCAACAGCCAAGGTGTCACTGTATCCCTTTCATCTCAACTTTTAAAGGCTTTTGCGACAAAAGTTCTTGGTAGAGAAATGAAAAGTACTGCATGAAAATATTGTTACAATTTTTGTGGGGGGTTAATGGCTGATCAGAGTAACATGGaaacatcatacaaaaaattaaaaaaaattataagcaTTTCTTTATGTAACAAATTCTCTTATATAAGTGTGTATATTGTACACAGAGAGATGcgaaaagaaaaggaacaaTGAAGAGAAAAATTATACTCGATCCACTAATGCAAAACTAAATTTCTGTTAAGGGAGCTAGATCACAGCTCATACTAAACCAAAAATCGCTCTACCACAGTATAGGAATACTTTCCGAGATGTTCAAGTTCATCGCTAGCCCAGAGGAAACATGCATCATCTATATTCACCTGAGAACCTCAACAGCTGCTAACTGTGTCCGGCACCATCTGTTCAAAAAGGCTTTCATGTACAAATTTTGTGAGTGACAACCTGCCCAGTAATTTTTCACAAATCAGTCACAAAGAGCTATTTCTACCCATTATTAGTTATTACTATTAGCATAACAATCTTCCTGCCTCAAAAACGAACATACTATAGTTATTAGGCACTCACAAGACTGTTCACACCTTGAAGCTGTGTCTTGCAGATCAAACACCAGCGGCAGCTTTCACATCAGATGGCTTCTCCTGGAAAAGTTTGTGTTCATTAAATAACATAATAAGAGGGGTCCACAAACCACTCAAGTAGCAAACCTTTAGAAAGTGAACATAAAACATTCAAATTCAAAGCATCTAATACATATTGAAAGGTTTGTACACTTCTTAAGCAGTAAAAGAGGTCAGGATATGTGCTACCTAGGAATAAGTCAGGAAACTTTATGAATCATATGGTGAAATAACAGTTTTGTCATTACAGTGGAAATACAATAATGCTCTATGTCCTCAACAAACCTGAGACAGAGGGTTTTTTCTGATCTTCCGAGTAGGAGTCCTCATTGTGACAAACTCTTCAGCGGCTGTCGGGTGAATACCTATCGTGGCATCTAAGTCTGCCTTTGTCAAGCCAGCTTTAACAGCAACTGCAAACCCCTGGAATTTAACAAATACACTACCGCTTAAGCTGCAGAAATTAAATTTCTGATTTGACCGAAATAACAAATAAAGGACAATTGCATTAACCTGAACAATTTCGGGTGAATCTTCTCCGCACATGTGCAAACCCAGAAGTTTGTTTGTCTTTGCACACACTATAAGTTTCATGAAGACTCGATCTGGCAACCCTGAGAGAGTGGCCTTCATGGGCCTGAAGTTTGATGTGTAGATATCAACATCACCATATTGTTCTGTAGCCTGCAAAAATAACTGCAATTTTAAGATAAAAGGCCAATTTCCAGCAATTGTAGATATACAAAATAACTTTTGTCAcctgttcttcagaaagaccaacTTGCCCAATGGGTGGCTGGGAAAACACAGCAGAAGGAATCGCGCTATTcgaaataaagaaaatatcaGATATTAGAACTTATACACAGTGCACTCAATAATAATAAACCCTAATTCCTCTATACATATTGACACACAAAGGTTATTTTCACCTTACTATGTAAATTTCCTTGAAAACGTATACAACGGTATTTCAGGTCAATTATTAGTTTATTACTCATTTGCTACATAATGCTTAGTCCTTTTCAGGTCAATAATGTAAAAGTAATTATGTACATAATGCTTAATCCTTTTCATGTATTCTACTAGCATAGATATTTATGGAGTACCTAGCTTAAAATTTAAAATCCGAGTAGCAACAAGGTAGTAAGTTACCTGTAATCAGGTTTTGTGGGCTCATTCAGAAAAAGTGTTTTTGCTAATGCGCCGCCTTCCATCAAAGCAACTGGAGTCAGATTCACTCGGTCTGTAACATCTCCCACAGCCCAAATTGAGGGAACCGATGTACGAGAGAATTCATCAACCTGAGAAAAAATAATGAATAAGAcgatctcaaaaaaaaagaaaaaaaagaagctcaGAACAAACCTCTGCATTTATTTCCCAATATTTGGTCATCTTTAACCGAAAGCATCTAACAAttgaaataaataaatttataaCATAGTAAGGAACACTACCTCTATTGCTCCATTTTTGGCAATTTTCACCCCTACCTCCTCCAATCCTAAATTCTGCAATGAAGCAGAAGTTCAATTACTTACAACTATGATGATAGCCTTTAGATTGCAGTTGTAAAATTCGCATTAATTCAAAGATTATTATCATTGCAGACGGGCATCTTCAGTTTTGCCAGCATGCACTAGTATAGAGCTGCATCAAGGCAGGAGAGTCCCAATCAAAGATTTAAAAGAACTTTTAATTTCAAGATGGTTACAACCCTGCCTTGATGGGACACTCTTTGGCTTGTGGCAATGGACCTGAAGACGAGCGGCAATctaacaacaaaataaaaagttCCAAGTTCAAACCTTTGTGTTAGGTCTACGCCCTGTTGCAAACATAACATGTGAGAACCCTCCAACTGTTCCTTTGTTAGTTTTCAGGGAAAATGAACCATCAGCTGATTTTAAGATAGCCTGGGGAGACTCCTCTGTATGGAACTCAATCCCTCTCACAGACATCTGTTCAGAAACAAAACCTCTAATCTGCAGGAATACAAAAGCACATATTAGACCACTAAAGAGAGACTTCTATCATGGTTATTAACCAATTAAGGAATGCTAGCCTGAAACATGGTTCCTCACCTCTTCATCAAAACCCCTCAAAACTTGCTTTTGCCGTATAAACACATGGACATCACTCCTCAGACCATTGAAGATACCAGCAAACTCCAAGGCAATGTATCCACCACCAACTATTGCTATTTTCCCCGGCTTCTCAGGCAAATCAAGAGCAGCATCAGAATCTATTGCGTACTCACTTCCAGGAATATCGGGAATAAAGGGTCTCCCCCCAACCGAAATTAGTATATGTCTAGCAGAATACAACTTCCCATCTACATCAACCGTGTGCGGGTCCACTACCTAATCCACTCAACCAAAACACCACATTCAACATTCAAAACTCCCACACATTTGCATCCATCACATTACAAATAAAACAGTTTAGTTTCGGTTTTCGGCTACCTTTCCGCGGCCTTGGACCAAAGTGACATTAGCATTCTTGAGCACATTCTTGTAAATACCAGTGAGGCGCTGCAGCTCAGCATTCTTGTTAGCCATCAATGTGCTCCAGTCATGCTTCGGCTCAGTTTCGTACTTCCACCCATAGCCAATGCTGTCATCAAATTCATGTGTATATTTCGAAGCGTAAACCAGTAGCTTCTTGGGCACACATCCACGAAGCACACACCTTTAAACAAGAGACCAGACACAATCAATAACAACATTTCACGAAGCTGAAAATTCAcaatcattcaaaaaaaaaaagcttaagTAATTTAATTTCCAAATCAACTAGTAGGGTGGGTTCAAAGGCTTACGTGCCGCCGACGCCGCCGGTGGTGTCGGAGGAGATGGTGGAGAAGGGGAGCTCGCAGACGGCGACCCTGGAGCCGAAATTGGAGGCGAAGCGGGAGGCGCGGACGCCGCCGCTGCCGGCGCCGATGGTGAAGAGGTCGAAATCGTAGTGGCGGGAGGAGTCGGCGACGTTGTCGGACTGGGCGCGTGTGGAGGACGCGCGGCGGCGGGAGGCGGAGCGGAGGTGAGGGGAGGTTAGGGTTTGgggaagagagaggaaagaTGGAAGCTTTTTGGGGAAGAGGAGGGTTTGGAGTGATGGGTAGGAAGAGATGGTGGTGGAGAGAGAGCAGCTCGCCATTTTTGCTCTTTCTGTTTTTGAGTGAGTGCCTCACCTTCTGCACCGAGTGTATGTGTATAAAAGGTTTGACTTTTGGTGGGTCCAATAGTCAACGGTGAGAGATTGAGTTCATTTCTCATTGTACCTCTTCAAGACTTCAAACTTCAAATCAaagtgaagaaaagaaaattctctCAAGGggtttatttttattgtttgttATCGAAAAATCTTGACAGGTGTCCGTGTTTGAGGGGTGAATCGGGTGATGGATGTGGTTATCAAGTTTGAATTTGCTTGTACGTCGCATGGATGTTGAATGGCATCTCTATTCTATCACCACTTACTTCTTCCCACTTTGAATTCCTCGTAATTCCGAAAATTACTTTAGAAAAGACCTTCACATAATCAGAGACGTTatttattctcatcaatttacTGTGCTACTTACTTCTTGATCGGTTGCTTTTTTTGAATCGAAAGAAGTCAGCtaattttataattcagcaagtaATGTCAGAAACAACACACTCCTGAGGGACCCACCTTTTGAGGAAtttcacgcaccattattccaaCAAAAACCTAGATGCTCAAAAGCAGGTGAATAAAAGTTGCAACCGAGCATCTAGTCTTTGCGACCCAAAACAACATTAAACAATATTTGGGTTAGAGGATGACAACCCGTCCTCCATTCCCTTAACTAAGGAAACCCATAACCCAAAATTTAGGGTCCAAGCCACCCAACCCCGGTCCACAGGCCAAATCAAAGCCCAAATGGCTCAAGCATAAATTGCTAAGGGCACCCTGACCTTTTTCAGGTCACCAACACCACCGCTTCGTGAACCACCGTCATAGCCTCCGACGGCTCGAGTAACCTCATCAGCCAAAGTATTGGCCTCCCTCTCCAATTTATCCCCTAGAGATCGATCCAACCCTACCAGCCGCTGCGAGAGGCCACGAAAACAGAAGGAGCCCTCTAAGTCCCAAGCCCTAGCTACCATCGCCGCCAATCCCAGAGACGCGATCCCATCGCCACCACCAGAAACAAAGCTCTCATTGTCTCCATAAAGCTAGATCCGATCACCTCCCATATCATACAACCCAACACTTTCAGCGACCAAGGCACTCGCGCCACTACCAGTGGCAAACAGATCACTCACACAGCCACCAAGAATGACCATCTCCGCAAGGGGAACAGATAGACTAAAGCCTGAAAGCATGGAGTGTCGTCGGGGAAGCCCTCCTGCACCACCAAGATTTGGACTGTAGAGAAGGGCTAGCCCCTCTTTTTCGATCGAAGGTACATCGTCACCGTCGACCGAGGGAGGAGGCCAACCagaaaacgagagagagagagagagaggcatagGGTTTTGCAAAGAGGTTTTCCGAAAGCTTTGCATATCTAATTGGTTGCTTATCTAACTTAATTTATCTGTTTTCTAGATGAAAATTATATACCGGATGTATATGAGGAAACGTGTTGAAAATTATATACCGGATGTATCAAG is a genomic window containing:
- the LOC133739843 gene encoding glutathione reductase, chloroplastic gives rise to the protein MASCSLSTTISSYPSLQTLLFPKKLPSFLSLPQTLTSPHLRSASRRRASSTRAQSDNVADSSRHYDFDLFTIGAGSGGVRASRFASNFGSRVAVCELPFSTISSDTTGGVGGTCVLRGCVPKKLLVYASKYTHEFDDSIGYGWKYETEPKHDWSTLMANKNAELQRLTGIYKNVLKNANVTLVQGRGKVVDPHTVDVDGKLYSARHILISVGGRPFIPDIPGSEYAIDSDAALDLPEKPGKIAIVGGGYIALEFAGIFNGLRSDVHVFIRQKQVLRGFDEEIRGFVSEQMSVRGIEFHTEESPQAILKSADGSFSLKTNKGTVGGFSHVMFATGRRPNTKNLGLEEVGVKIAKNGAIEVDEFSRTSVPSIWAVGDVTDRVNLTPVALMEGGALAKTLFLNEPTKPDYSAIPSAVFSQPPIGQVGLSEEQATEQYGDVDIYTSNFRPMKATLSGLPDRVFMKLIVCAKTNKLLGLHMCGEDSPEIVQGFAVAVKAGLTKADLDATIGIHPTAAEEFVTMRTPTRKIRKNPLSQEKPSDVKAAAGV